DNA sequence from the Alkaliphilus metalliredigens QYMF genome:
CTAAATTCATATGACGTCTTGTTTGGTATTCTTCGAATTGATATGCACCTGTTCCAACCACAGGAAATCCTTCTCCGTTGAATTTCTCAATGTCATTTCCTTCAAAAAGATGTGCCGGTAAAATAGGGAAGCTCATTACTTCTAATCCATTGGTAAAAGGTCTAGTAAATGTCACACGAAGGGTATGATCATCAACCATTCTTGCATCTGAAATTTGCTGTACACTCATTCGATAAATTGATGAACCCTGAATCCCTTGTGGATTTCCCTTGATTAAATTGATAGTGAAAATCACATCTTCTCCAGAAAAAGGCTCACCATCATGCCAATAAACATCATCTCTTAATTGAAAATCTATACTTTGTCCATCTGCAGCGACCTGCCATCTCTCTGCCAATAATGGTTCCATGTCCATATCTTCACCAAAGGTAACTAAACTTTCATAGACTAAATGATAAAATTGAAATAAACTCCTGTTTTGATTCAATAGTGGATTTAATGTGTCAAATTGAGTTAAACCGACTCGAAGGGTTCCTCCCGCAACGGGTTCATGAATTTCTTCCACTTCTTCTTCGGTGTTTTGATTAGCCTCTATGTTGTCTTGCCCACATGCTGTCATCAGCAGCATTGTCAAAAGGATAAGTATGATTACAATATTTTTAGCTTTAAACATTTTATGTCCCCCTCAAAATCTGCATTTTAGAAGTTTTTTTCCTCATTATTTTATTATAAACGATTTCAGTGATTCTTTGAACTATAAATCTAAATTTCAAGAAAAAGGTAGAATACTTTGATCCTTTTCTCATGGATAAAACCTTTATAAAGTCTTAGGCCCTACCGATAGATTCTTTTATAGATTTTGTAATCTCTCAGCACTTTTTTTGAGTAAAACCTTGTTTCTCCAAAGGGAATGTATTCTAGTGTCTCTCCATCTGGACTATACTCAGGGTTCCCTAGCCACTTAGTCACATTTCCATTACCAGCATTATATGCCGCCACAATTAATTCTAGTTTATCATCAAATTCTTTGTGTAAAATATTTAAATACCATGTACCCATTTGAATATTCAAATCTGGTTCAAAAAGCATCTCCTCTGTGTAGTTTTCGATTTCCAACCTTTCTGAAGCCCACTGCCCGGTAATAGGGGCAATTTGCATTAAACCCTTGGCATCTGCTCGTGAAATTGCTTCAGGATTAAATCGACTTTCATTGCGCATGATGGACACAACCAAATGGGGATCCACACCATAGTGGTCTGCATGCTTCTCTATTAATTCTTGATAATGAAAGGGGTAGGCAATCCGAAGAATCCAGTTGATACTGAGTACAGAAACCACTGCCATGATACAAATTAGTAGAATAACTAACAATACACGTAATTTTCTTGTAGCAATAAAAATCAATCGTAACCCCTCCGCATTAAATCATTTCATTTGATCCCATAACACTTTAACTTGTTTTTTTAAGTCATCTTGATTTCCAGAGTTGTCTATCACTTGATCAGCATGAGTCATTTTTTCTTCTATTGACATCTGCATTTCAATACGATTGATAGCAGCTCCTTCAGTTAAGTCATTTCTCTTCATTAAACGTTTTTTTTGTATTTCCTTTGAAACCGCAACGACCCACACCTCGTCTACCATCTCTGTTAGCCGAAGCTCAATGAGTAATGCTGCATCAATGATTATAACATAATTTTTCCTATTATTTTTATACCAATTTAATGCTTTTTTAATCTCTTCTATAATTTTAGGGTGTATCATTTCATTTAATTGCTGCATCGCTTGGTGATTATTAAACACCAGTGCCCCCAGTTTTTTGCGGTCTAGGGTTCCGTCCTTTAGAATCATTTCTGTTCCAAAGACCCTTTGAATTTCTTGAAGCACCGGTTCACCCTTTTCAGCCACTTGACGGGCAACAGTGTCTGCATCGATAATAATTGCTCCTAAATTTTTCAATATTTGTGAAACCGTACTTTTTCCAGTGGCAATCCCACCGGTTAATCCGATGATTTTTTTCATGCTCATTTAACCCCTTACTTCGCATCATACCAATTATTGGCATAGGCTAAATCTACTTTCAGCTGTACCTTTAGATTCATTGCTTCTTCCATAGATTCTCTTACTATTTTAATGGCTACCTCTACTTCATTGTCTGGCGCCTCTACAATTAATTCATCATGTACCTGTAAAATTAATTTTGATGTTAATCCCTGCTCCTTTAGCCTACGATACACATTGACCATGGCAATTTTAATAATATCAGCCGCACTTCCTTGAATCGGTGTATTCATGGCCATTCGCTCACCAAAGGATCTAATGTTGAAATTTCTGGATTTCAACTCTGGAAGATATCTTCTTCTATTAAATAATGTAACAACATAGCCCTGCTGGTGAGCCTGCTCTACAATCTCGTCCATATACCTTTTCACCGAAGGATATTTATCCAAATAGTTGTCAATATACTTTTTAGCTTTCACTCTGGTAATATTTAGATTTTGAGATAGTCCATAATCACTGATACCATAGACAATCCCAAAATTAACGGCCTTGGCACTGCTCCTCATGGAGTCAGTAACTTCCTCCATGGGTACATCAAAAATTTCAGCTGCAGTTCTTGTATGGATATCCTGATTTTTAAGAAAGGCATCCAGTAGATTCTCATCTTCACAAATATGGGCTAAGACTCTCAATTCAACCTGTGAGTAGTCTGCATCAATAAACTGATGATTTTCATTAGCCACAAACACCTTTCTGAGTCTTCTACCCATTTCTAGCTTGATAGGAATATTTTGTAAATTAGGCTCTGTACTAGAGATTCGCCCTGTTGTTGTAACCGTTTGATTGAAGTTGGAATGAATACGCCCTGTCTCAGGATTAATAATATTTAGTAATCCATCGACATAGGTACTCTTTAGTTTTGTGACTTGACGATATTCTAAAATCTTAGGAATAATATCATGTTGATCTTGTAACTTTTCCAACACTTCTGCATTAGTAGAATAACCGGTTTTTGTCTTTTTTATTGGGGGTAGTTCCAACTTTTCAAATAGCACTTCGCCTAATTGCTTAGGAGAATTAATATTAAAATTCGTTTCTGCCAGTTCATGGATTGCCTTCGTCAATAAATCGATTTGTTCACCAAACTCTATTTCTAATATTTCTAACATACTTCGGTCCACTTTGATTCCCTTATATTCCATGGCAGCTAACACCTCTACCAAGGGTAATTCCACTTCGTAGTACAGTTTCTCTAATTCAAGTTCTTGCATCTTGGCTTTAATTTCAGGATAGATTTTACCAATAACGCTGACTCTCTGGCACAGATATTTCATTAAGTCTTCCTTAGGGGCTTCTCCAATGGATATTAGATTTTTACCCTTTCCTCTAAGTTCTTCCTCTGACATCACCTCTTGCCCGATATACTGGGCTGCTAAATCCTTTAGGGCATAGCTAGATTTAGCAGGATCAATCAAGTATTCTCCTATCATGGTATCAAA
Encoded proteins:
- a CDS encoding lytic transglycosylase domain-containing protein — encoded protein: MIFIATRKLRVLLVILLICIMAVVSVLSINWILRIAYPFHYQELIEKHADHYGVDPHLVVSIMRNESRFNPEAISRADAKGLMQIAPITGQWASERLEIENYTEEMLFEPDLNIQMGTWYLNILHKEFDDKLELIVAAYNAGNGNVTKWLGNPEYSPDGETLEYIPFGETRFYSKKVLRDYKIYKRIYR
- the coaE gene encoding dephospho-CoA kinase (Dephospho-CoA kinase (CoaE) performs the final step in coenzyme A biosynthesis.) codes for the protein MKKIIGLTGGIATGKSTVSQILKNLGAIIIDADTVARQVAEKGEPVLQEIQRVFGTEMILKDGTLDRKKLGALVFNNHQAMQQLNEMIHPKIIEEIKKALNWYKNNRKNYVIIIDAALLIELRLTEMVDEVWVVAVSKEIQKKRLMKRNDLTEGAAINRIEMQMSIEEKMTHADQVIDNSGNQDDLKKQVKVLWDQMK
- the polA gene encoding DNA polymerase I, translating into MNLKRMVIIDGNSLINRAFYALPPLTNKEGQHTNAIYGFMTMLLKVMDDYDPQYISVAFDRKAPTFRHKSFEGYKAGRKKMPPELAEQLEPLKEVLDAFHIYRVEIDGFEADDLIGTLSKYAEEQDIECLIVTGDKDALQLASEKVKILFTKKGISSLEIYDPQKIMEQYEVTPEQFIDLKGLMGDNSDNIPGIPGVGEKTAIKLLKQFGTVENLIQNAGEISAQKLREKVENNTEQAMMSKRLATIMTNVPVEIELEKLKKIAIDEEKVLALFKKFEFNTLIGRVIARKEEVDGEVVVKQEKMTNEIAQITNIDELKKAFDEVRAGKQMILQTKTEEENIVLDHILAITFSVNGEKLYYIDVRDFSDKEALLIQIKEVLEDEEIHKIGHDIKHEIRHFYVHDIEMKNVTFDTMIGEYLIDPAKSSYALKDLAAQYIGQEVMSEEELRGKGKNLISIGEAPKEDLMKYLCQRVSVIGKIYPEIKAKMQELELEKLYYEVELPLVEVLAAMEYKGIKVDRSMLEILEIEFGEQIDLLTKAIHELAETNFNINSPKQLGEVLFEKLELPPIKKTKTGYSTNAEVLEKLQDQHDIIPKILEYRQVTKLKSTYVDGLLNIINPETGRIHSNFNQTVTTTGRISSTEPNLQNIPIKLEMGRRLRKVFVANENHQFIDADYSQVELRVLAHICEDENLLDAFLKNQDIHTRTAAEIFDVPMEEVTDSMRSSAKAVNFGIVYGISDYGLSQNLNITRVKAKKYIDNYLDKYPSVKRYMDEIVEQAHQQGYVVTLFNRRRYLPELKSRNFNIRSFGERMAMNTPIQGSAADIIKIAMVNVYRRLKEQGLTSKLILQVHDELIVEAPDNEVEVAIKIVRESMEEAMNLKVQLKVDLAYANNWYDAK